TCATGAAGGAAATCTTGAAAGTCATGAAGTGAAAATCCATATTTCATTATTTACAACAAAATTTGCAATGTGTGAATATTGGAAAAAAATGACCTACGTGACTACTAGTCAAAAAGAAGTTaaactttttgaaaagaaaaatatgggtAATAATAATCCCTTCCACACTCCAAAATTGTGTGGCATAGAATAAGGTTATTCAAAATCGAATcaaaatcaataatttgaattataaaagagttactattaatttattgataatgaattaaaaaagatttaaCATGTTTTACAAATTGATAATCgataaatcaaatcaataaatgtTAAAATCGAATTAAACTGATTGATATGTAATCCTAGTTAAACATAAATTTTTACTACATAGATTCAAAATGTGAGAAAGTAAATATAAAGTCAAAGAAAATTCaacataaaaaacatttttttagttctttttataaaatgagGGTATAGGAAGGGGGGAGGAACACAATGTGGGAAATCTAATTTTCACCATTAAAATGGGAGTTCAGGTAATCAGTcaactgagctactaagatttttcatataaaaataaataaataataattttaatcatatataagcACTATAATTTTCTATCAAAGTGAGTTCAGATGAAATCCATCGATCCGGCTAAAATCTAAGTGACATAGTGAATCATCActccttcatatatatataaaatatatattgggcAAGATAATCAGAAAAagtatattaaatatttttttaacgaaTTAGAAATCACTTTTTCTAGGTATATATAAAATCTCATATTATAAAACGTTTCTTTTATTCCCTCCTAAGAACTCTTTtgtgatacaaataaaattaaaattaagtaacttgttgttacaaaaaataatttagcaaTTTGTGTGACACTTGAATAATATttctaccaaaaaaataataaaattaaatatttttcttattacattacttaattaattataatacgattaaaataaaacttgaaCGACCATCTCTACTAGTTAAGATTATAATAAAATAGACAAAATTTATCCatctttgataaaaaaaattccgattcaaaattattttattccatCCAAAATTTCTACCTAAAGAGGGAGACTTGACTCCTATGATAAAGAACAAAGTCATACTAGtcaataagaaattaaaaggaAGTTACGCGTTCCTTACCCAGAAAGTTAGGTAGGCCAAAGGGATTCAAatttcttttcatgaaaaattatatattttttcgttttattttatgtagtatctttttcttttaatccattaaaaaaaatgttactttACTGTAATTAGaactaatttaactttaaaatttcatttttacccttaatgaaatgatttataaccACACAAATATATGAGGAATCTTTTAAACcataaggggtcgtttggtttgaattcaagttacgatggaattaattattatgagattagttatgatgggatatgttatgatgagattattttttattgcatgtttggtttgttgtattcaaaataataaattttaagaacaatttatttgtttataaaaatgcTCTTCATGAATGTAAAAAGTGATgtaacaaaagggttgaaaaagacatttttgtcatttacttattttatcctGGAATAAGTTATctcgggattactataccacccaagggGAGGGATAACTTTTTCCGGTACAAATTATTAATCccgagataagttatcccggacttgccaaccaaacaacaaattaagtggtattataatttaattccaggactatttggtattatccttcacaccaaacgacctctaagtttaaaaactatttttttaacagCATGCCATGTCAAACGTGcaatataaaatgggacggttctatgtctcaatttatgtgatacatttcgaatttcgagattcaaacaagtttatttTAATCGTAAATTTTTATATCtcttctaaatattttgaattgtcaattattgtgtgACCTATAGTActtttttcgaaaaacgaaatgtgtcacataaattggccTAGAAGCTTCTATGTTTTTACTCTCTTGATAACTCGAACTCACAATCTTAGGATTGAAAGTGAGGATGCTTACCATCTAAACATCTTCCTTCAATTTCTTCATATTCTGAACATGCTTAATACAAAACCTGGCTCCACCACTACTACCCACTAATTATCAAGTCCTATAAATAGAAGGGATAATCTATTGTGAAGTGAATTATAAAATGTCATCAAATATGATGAATAAAATGATTTGGAGTATGGTATTTCTAGTGATATTATATGGTAATTGGGAGATAAAAATAGTAAAGGGAGAGGTGAGTGAATCAATTTGTAGAGAAGAAAGGAGAATTGGTAAAAAAGCATGTTTGTCTGTATTAGTTGGAATGAATCCATCAGCAGAATGCTGTGAAAGAGCTAGAGTTACTCATGAGGAATGTTTTTGCCCAATTATTACTCCCAAATTGGCTGCCATACTCAACCCAAAACGAATTATTCGCCTTATTCAAGGTTGCGGACGCACCGTTCCTCGTAACTTCAAGTGCGGAAGTAAGTCTCGAGATATCTCTGATTAAGAACGAAGAGATCTTATTTATACTATCATCATTTTTTATTGgtttgttcatttttacttgttcatattAAACTTTGCATATTCTTTTGGCCTCCGTTTATATAACTTTACTTTCTTTTAGTTAGTCCCCAAAAGAATTAACGATACATTTGAATATTTAGTATTCCCTCTCTtctaatttatatgactcattttttccttttagatTACATTTATGTATTTAGTAGCAAATTAACGTTATTTATAGTACtttcataaatatatactcTCTCCTTCCCACCATTCGATTTGGCATGGTATTTAAAAAAAGTATGACTTTTGAAGTTTGTGATCTACAATAAtcttagatatttgtgtgattgtaaatcatttcattaaggatagaaatgaaatatatttgtCTTATAtcgtttttttttccttcatttttgcAGGTATTACCACTCCACCTTAATTCTGGGatgcatgtttaattaattattatggtatTAGTACTATGTTCTGCATAATTATGGTATTCAGTAATAACTAATTGAAACATGTTTGTACTTTCTTTTGGTTACTATGGACCATTTGGAATAAGTCCGTTTTTTTgatagttattatgtattatttcataatatatcatGTTGTATTGCATGTATCGTATTGCATTgtcttaataaatataatatttgaataaatatatcgTTTTATATTGTTACATTGTGTCACACAATAACAATTGTAGATActgtataaaaaaataaagtaaaagtaaatatagacaaaaataagaaaataaataaataaagtaacaaCGTTATCACACCAAATcaataattacataaaataatattttttgtccGTATCTAATAATGAATTTAACGATACGATACAATATAATCATCCAAACATAGTTGTGTTGTTACTCTAAAAATCTTTGATTCAgttcttttatatttatgtatgaATATACTAGATATTTGATATCAAATATACTGATTAATACACTAATGATATTGATTTTaaatacacaaaatataaaattgataagcaaatatataaaattgtgaAACTCAAATACTAGTAGTTAATAGTTGTGTTGATAGTTATAATTGCTTAAACATAGTAAGGaagggaaaattagcaaactagtcACAATctttaacataattattaaaaacatctatactttgaaataattattaaaaatgtcaatattttagaaaaaaaattgaatcctaatataattaatcttctttccttttatttctcaaattaggccattatttatttcactatctcgttaaaaaaaataaaatcatcacCCACTTACCCCTCTTTCTAGGTTTTACCCCAAATCagttttttctctctcttctctttttcaCCATTGTTATCTTCTTTCTTTGTTTAAGAAAATCAACTCTTCAAATTTCCTACACTTTGTTTAAGAAATCtcacaattgattcaaaagattCTTCACCCGTTGATAAAGTAAATTCGAAGTCAACAAGTATTTTGTGAAgtattttatgattttgttttcattttcacCAAGTATTTATATTTCGAATTTTTCGTCTTTTAATCCGTATTGTTTGATGTTTTTTGTGAGTTTGttttcatattcatcaagtattttgtgagatttttctcttttatgtatttcatatttttcgtGTTTTAAGCAATAttgttcgattttttttttgtaattttgttttaatttttgagatttaGTAGATTGTAGAAATCTACATTGGCattcatacatcatatattgtttaattttttttatacattcatatttaataatttcgaATTTTGCTTATAGGGTTACTTATGCCCAAGTGAAtacaaattttcagatttgaaTTTGGTGaacaaaaaatcagaaaaaggaACACAacagacgaagaagaagaagaaagagagagagagtcaGAGAAGAATGTTGCAATTTTTTATTCATAccaaaattgtattcatattaattttgtgtgtcgattatttttcttttactcaacatttgtatttgtacttGTATTAAGAACattgtatttcctttttagtttgtagtCATTCCAATAGGTATGTCAAATGGATTTGAATATTGTATCCTTCCTCAACAGATTGTATTATTTTCACCATGTATGCTATTCTTTTTTAGATTCTTGTATtctttcataaatcatatttatatgtaatGATTGGATTATATTGGGATACAATCATGTAATACAATTTCACTAGAATACAATTTTAGTTTTCATTATGAAAGTAATatactaatttgaatttgaatggtAAGGTAAGTacataaaatgtaaaaattattggtatacaattacgaagaaaacataataaaaattttctcttttctgttattaaataattatattcttttaaatcaaacaaataaaagagtACATAAATcagatacataacaaataaaaatattgatattttaaataaatattgaaagtgtgGCTAAAAGATCCtattaaatgtcaaaatattgacattttgaaaaaaaatctagtAAAGTTGatagttaataaaaaataataattaaaaaatagagatacaagataatatatttttctattaaagtGAGTTCGGATGAAACCCATCCACTTGGCTAAAATCTAAGTCACATAGTGAATCATCACCTTTTTATATGGCCAAAGATAATTATAAAAAGTATAGTATTagatttttttaacaaaaaaatcacttttcCTAGGTATATGTAAAATCTCATATTATAAAATGCATGTCTCTTTTATTCCCTCCAAATAGCTTTTTTtgtgatacaaataaaattaaaattgagtaacttatttgttaaatttatttttttatcaatttgtgtGAGACTTGAATAAAATTTCTACCaaaaaaatagacaaattaaatattttttctcattattctactttattaattataatacgaataacataaaaattgaaCAACTATCTCCACGTTATAATATAATAGTCAAAGATTTATCTatccttaataaaaaaaattctccaattcaaaattattttattccatCCAAAATTTCTACCCAAAGTGGAAGACTTGACTCCTATGATAAAGAACAAAGTCAGTAGTCAATCAGAAATTAAAAGGAAGTTACGCGCTACTAACCTAGGTAGGATCgaagagatttttttaaaaaaattgaatgaaaaattatattttctttgttttattttatgtgacatatttttttaatccatTCAAAAAAATGACACTTTACTATAGttagaaacaatttaactttaaaattcctcttttacccttaatgaaatgatttataatcacacaaaatatcaaagaaattttttacatcacaagtttcaaaagtcttcatttTTTCCCCGAAACATCGTGCCAAGTCAAatgatatcacataaattgagacaaaataaagtactccctctgtcccaatttatgtggcacttttcgtttatcgagagtcaaacagtttaagtttgaccggaaATTTACGCatcaaatcttcaatttttttgaaatgaaatttatatatttgtaagtTACGTAAAAAGTagtataagtcacaataattaataattcaaaatgcttaaaagatctatgaacaATTTACGattaaagataaatttatttaaatctcgaaatctaaaaaatatcacataaaataaaacaaaaaaagtatatatttttcatattttgaacacACTTAATACAAGATCGAGCTCCACCACAACTACCCACTACTTATTAAATCCTATAAATAGATGGGATAAATCCAAAATTTCTACCCAAAGTGGAAGACTTTATGATAAAGAACAAAGTCATACTAGTCATTAGTCaataagaaataaaaggaaGTTACACGCTACTAACCTATCAGCGCGCATTGCTAGGTAGGGGCCAAAGAGATTCTAATTTTTGTtggataaaaattatattttttttcattaaaaaaatcattcaaaaaaatttcattttactataattaaaaataatttaacttttaaattccTCTTTAactttaatgaaataatttataactacGTAAATATCTAAGAATTTTTTaaaccataaattttaaaagtcctAATTTTTCTGAAACATAATGCAAATCAAatagtcatataaattgaaacaaagaaatatctttttttattccTTGTAGAAGCTTTTATCTTGTTACTGTCTTGGTAGCTGGAACTCACAATCTTAGAATTGAAAGTGAACACTACTTACCATATAAAcaatttctttctatttcttcATATTCTGAACACGCTTAATACAAAACTAGGGTCCGCCATAACTACCCACTACTTATTAAATCCTATAAATAGATGGAATAATCTATTGTGAATTGAATCATAAAATATGATGAATAAAATGATATGGAGTATGGTATTGGTAGTGATATTATATGGTAATTGGGAGATAAAAATAGTAAAGGGAGAGGTGGGTGAATCAGTTTGTAGAGAAGAAAGGAGTATTGGTAAAAAAGCATGTCTGTCTGTATTGTTTGGAAGTAATCCATCAGCAAAATGCTGTGAAAGAGCTAGAGTTACTCATTGGGAATGTTTTTGCCCAATTATTACTCCCAAATTGGCCGCCATACTCAGCCCAAACCGAATTCTTCGCCTTATTCAAGGCTGCGGACGCACCATTCCTCGTAACTTTAAGTGCGGAAGTAAGTCATCGAGATTTTTTATTAAGGGCAAACACATCTTAATTTTGTTgatctcttcatttttatttgttcttctGCTCTCTCCCTGTCCAAATTTATACGAtctaatttcctttttagttagtttcaaagaaaaaataattcatttctatctcaatttatgtgattctTATTGACTAACTTTAAAATTTGCATTTATCttaaatgaaatgatttattgTTTCACAAacatatatgatttattttaaactacaagttttaaaatttttacttttcttcttaaatttcatatcaagtcaaatatcttatataaattggaatggagggagtaacaatttaattttaaaatatctaatttatccttaataaaatgattataGTCAAATAAATATCTATTActcattttagaccacaaatttaaaaaaaaattcgtatcaaaattattatataatatataaaataggcGAAGAGCGTAAATGCTTTCTCTATTTCtactaagaaaataattttctttttaacttttaagaaGCTTATTTCCTctgtaccaaacacacccaatATTCTTGTGAAAAAAAACACGTTTTTTGTtggaaatatattttgtttaatttttggaCAATTTTTTCACAAGCTCATATTTGCAGCAAAAATGATGGAGGTTTAAATTTCTTAATGATAAGAATTACTCTATTACACATGCTGTTTGTTTCAGATTtcaatttcaatatatataaatatacctGTCTTATGtctttttttgggttttttttttcaggtATTACCACTCCACCTTAATTCTGGGATGCATGTTTAATTAAATATGGTATTAGTACTATGTATGCTCGGCATAATTATGGTATTCAGTAATAACTAAGAGAGACATGTTTGtacttttttatttgattttctgtGGACCATTTGGAATAAGTTtgtttttagatgattcttacATATTGTTTCAGTATATAtcatattgtattgttttaataaATTCAATGTTTGAAAAGattgtatattattttacttCGTTAAACGGTGTCTTATATCAACAATTGTTGGTACTACAGAAaagtaaaagataaaatatgattattaaacaTTAATAGagacaaaatgagaaaagaagaagaaagaagataacAATAGAATCACACTAAATCATCGTTacataaaatgaaacttttGATAGTTACNTATAATCAATGTCTTAAAATCTGTATCTAAAATTAACACGAAGAAAAATCaccatttaaaatttttcatgtttcttttttcctaaaatgagtcactattttttaatttaaatttttaaaacttcatgtattgaaataaaaaaatttaaatgattaaataaagaaaacataatttaagaaaaaatgtaaTTATGTGGGtggttaatttaaaaaatatggatCATATAAATACAatgttgaattttaaaatttgatttgggTGCCTTTTCAGAAACTCTATCTACTTTTTCAGTTTGGATAACTTCCCACATCTGATTCATGTATAACTACATATTCACGTTTTCCTATTGCTTTCCGAAAATTCAAAGTAGGAGcaatttcattttattgttttaaaaaatttaatataattcaattttttttcgttcttcttttctcattttttaaaaaaaaacaatgattaTTATTACGATTATGATTCGCTTAAaatatctctctctctatatatataaaggaggaccatagacaaggtgatgtgacacctctctatggcctccatttgcacttttagcttcttttttttaaaaaaataaaata
This genomic stretch from Solanum stenotomum isolate F172 chromosome 10, ASM1918654v1, whole genome shotgun sequence harbors:
- the LOC125842071 gene encoding uncharacterized protein LOC125842071 isoform X3 gives rise to the protein MSSNMMNKMIWSMVFLVILYGNWEIKIVKGEVSESICREERRIGKKACLSVLVGMNPSAECCERARVTHEECFCPIITPKLAAILNPKRIIRLIQGCGRTIPRNFKCGSITTPP
- the LOC125842071 gene encoding uncharacterized protein LOC125842071 isoform X1, producing MSSNMMNKMIWSMVFLVILYGNWEIKIVKGEVSESICREERRIGKKACLSVLVGMNPSAECCERARVTHEECFCPIITPKLAAILNPKRIIRLIQGCGRTVPRNFKCGSITTPP
- the LOC125842071 gene encoding uncharacterized protein LOC125842071 isoform X2; translation: MSSNMMNKMIWSMVFLVILYGNWEIKIVKGEVSESICREERRIGKKACLSVLVGMNPSAECCERARVTHEECFCPIITPKLAAILNPKRIIRLIQGCGRTVPRNFKCGSITTPP